In Necator americanus strain Aroian chromosome IV, whole genome shotgun sequence, the following proteins share a genomic window:
- a CDS encoding hypothetical protein (NECATOR_CHRIV.G14445.T2), with product MPTKTIHGNSQFQKPSSLRWKWESPDGEYHNEVDHNIASKRFCLTDVAVVPRDAIKEDLKERRADLLAEAAKVGRSITPTPVGTPPIAKQQWLLSGPQMDQLQHREGRWKREDRRVIPKVLPSEVRHAIMSVKNRTSAGLDRIKPEHLKYLPPVFINTQAKLFARDLSECKVPKQRKTNKIVLLYKKGDPQDIGNYRPICLLSVIYKLFTRVILNRIERTLDEGEPCDHVPKQEVSREYKMPLCLTFIDLKKAFDTAETEVVMETTKASLLHT from the exons ATGCCGACTAaaaccatccatgggaactcgcaattccagaaaccCTCCTCTTTACGCTGGAAATGGGAGTCACCTGATGGAGAGTATCATAATGAAGTTGACCACAACATAgccagtaaaaggttttgcctgacggatgtcgctgttgtaccaag agatgcgataaaggaagatctcaaagagagaagagcagatttgttggctgaagctgcaaagGTGGGACGGAGCATTACGCCGACGCCCGTCGGAACTCCTCCAATCGCAAAACAACAATGGCTGCTCTCCGGACCACAGATGGACcaactacagcatcgagaagggagATGGAAAAG ggaggATAGACGTGTCATTCCAAAGGTCCTcccttccgaagtccgacatgccatcatgtcTGTAAAAAATCGCACTTCAGCCGGTCTCGACAGAATCAAGCCTGAACATTTGAAGTACCTACCGCCAGTCTTCATCAACACACAGGCGAAGCTCTTCGCCCGTGATCTGTccgaatgcaaggttcctaagcaacGGAAAACCAACAAGATCgtgctgttgtataaaaagggagacccacaagacatcggcaactatcgtccaatctgcttactgtctgtgatctacaagctcttcacaagagtaatcctaaacaggatagaaagaacattagatgaaggagAGCCATGCGACCATGTCCCCAAGCAGG aagtatcgcgagagtacaagatgccgctgtgtctcacGTTCATCGATTTAAAGAAAGCCTTTGATACAGCTGAGACCGAAGTGGTCATGgagacaaccaaggcgtccctactccatacataa
- a CDS encoding hypothetical protein (NECATOR_CHRIV.G14445.T1): MSVKNRTSAGLDRIKPEHLKYLPPVFINTQAKLFARDLSECKVPKQRKTNKIVLLYKKGDPQDIGNYRPICLLSVIYKLFTRVILNRIERTLDEGEPCDHVPKQGSEKGSVRLTPYTQFQTHRSIARVQDAAVSHVHRFKESL, encoded by the coding sequence atgtcTGTAAAAAATCGCACTTCAGCCGGTCTCGACAGAATCAAGCCTGAACATTTGAAGTACCTACCGCCAGTCTTCATCAACACACAGGCGAAGCTCTTCGCCCGTGATCTGTccgaatgcaaggttcctaagcaacGGAAAACCAACAAGATCgtgctgttgtataaaaagggagacccacaagacatcggcaactatcgtccaatctgcttactgtctgtgatctacaagctcttcacaagagtaatcctaaacaggatagaaagaacattagatgaaggagAGCCATGCGACCATGTCCCCAAGCAGGGTTCCGAGAAGGGTTCAGTAAGATTGACCCCATACACACAGTTtcaaactcatagaagtatcgcgagagtacaagatgccgctgtgtctcacGTTCATCGATTTAAAGAAAGCCTTTGA
- a CDS encoding hypothetical protein (NECATOR_CHRIV.G14444.T1), whose protein sequence is MMNDLTSELGRRKRAAWGAFKSIEDVVQKTKNIRLRAHLFNTTIPPAVTYASETWAFCKQEKNAISVIERGIEKVMLVVTHFTQVKKGIRSSFLRHRSNIRNPAAYVKESKIRWAGLVMRLNDNLWTRAVSDWMPGDIKRTAGISPTRWSDLFTKSFKEEYDALRVPR, encoded by the coding sequence atgatgaacgacctgacctccgagctgggcagaaggaaacgagcggcttggggagcattcaagagcatcgaggatgtagtgcaGAAAAccaagaacatccggctccgtgctcacctattcaacaccaccatTCCTCCTGCTgtgacctacgcttcagaaacgtgggCGTTTTGCAAGCAGGagaaaaatgcgatcagcgtcatagaacgcggaATTGAAAAGGTGATGCTAGTAGTAACCCATTTTACGCAAGTGAAaaaagggattcgaagttcattcctacgtcaccgatcgaaTATCAGAAACCCTGCTGCATATGttaaggaaagcaaaattaggtgggccggactCGTGATGCGTCTCAACGACAACctttggaccagagccgtaagcgactggatgCCAGGtgacatcaaacgcaccgcaggaatatcgccgacccgatggtcagacctcttcacgaaatccttcaaagaagagtacgatgctcttcgagtTCCTCGCTAG
- a CDS encoding hypothetical protein (NECATOR_CHRIV.G14443.T1), with amino-acid sequence MALSMSSADSHTDLSKFRCLCGLCHVVTGTQACLVWYVASSVFSLIFGMRSTLTWLIVPICVVILGVYALISKRHKYLYPFLIITIVQQLVCMLMATIILLFSLVSFETMRQIIGHSLDFDAPPSRSVALAVIGGTVAICLLLSFVHIWQAVIIYRCLEYYEEVYGQVDELWSQGDTTTILESRIDINDRCHGGRPFEVQVH; translated from the exons ATGGCACTAAGCATGTCAAGTGCTGACTCGCATACCGATCTCTCGAAGTTTCGATGTTTGTGTGGACTTTGTCATGTAGTA ACGGGCACACAAGCATGTCTGGTTTGGTACGTAGCGTCATCGGTGTTCTCGTTGATTTTTGGCATGCGCTCCACCCTCACATGGCTCATAGTGCCAATTTGTGTTGTGATTCTCGGAGTATACGCTTTAATCAGCAAACGACACAAATACCTCTATCCATTTCTCATCATTACG ATTGTACAACAACTAGTGTGTATGCTAATGGCGACCATTATCCTGCTTTTCTCCCTCGTCTCATTCGAGACTATGCGTCAAATTAtag GTCACTCACTCGACTTTGATGCTCCACCATCTAGAAGCGTTGCGTTGGCTGTTATCGGCGGAACTGTGGCTATTTGTTTACTGTTGTCTTTCGTGCACATCTGGCAAGCCGTCATCATCTACAG GTGTTTGGAGTACTACGAAGAAGTATACGGTCAAGTGGACGAGCTCTGGTCACAAGGAGATACGACAACAATCCTCGAGTCGCGCATCGACATCAACGACCGATGTCACGGCGGCAGGCCGTTCGAAGTGCAAGTTCACTGA
- a CDS encoding hypothetical protein (NECATOR_CHRIV.G14447.T1), whose product MPYNYHYDMATSKAKVIFKLLFRWRGSVWRAVYVEYLFWLAAYGILSCIYRFALTKEQQGDFEKFAEFCDKRLNYIPMNFMLGFFVTIVVNRWVTQFANLGMIDNIALFTSQLIKGNDERGRNLRRNIVRYCVASQCLVFRDIHLGVRRRFPTLETMVAAGFLQKHELEKFLECKSRYAKYWLPFNWALHLLNVAREEKRLDGDIPRDAISQEIRAFRTGLSLIWTYDWVPLPVMYPQLVFMAVHAYFIVCVFSRQFIITPTAANYTVVDLYFPFMSSLEFIFYVGWMKVAMELLNPFGEDDDDFDCNFLLDRNLTISLTAVDDAFDDVPDIRPDMFWEDTVSPLYSQETAGKSVNFYVGSANRAELPEDVKQIMMVPHPINEKFDQYIKNPVRRRRTSIVSVMRTPQPERSERARSGSYLLNPLSAFQRKPATTIGMEEAARVNTKPRSSTDTGDAHQRTASYLNPTFVVETGDENVPQHLAVIGAGNGHLYVGSARDHIYRSKSFNHGEDPKNI is encoded by the exons ATGCCATACAATTACCATTATGATATGGCCACAAGCAAGGCAAAGGTAATATTCAAGCTATTATTTCGATGGAGAGGATCCGTATGGAGAGCCGTCTATGTGGAGTATTTGTTCTGGTTAGCTGCTTACGGAATACTGTCGTGCATATATCGCTTCGCTCTCACTAAGGAACAACAAGG AGACTTCGAGAAATTTGCCGAGTTCTGCGACAAACGACTCAATTACATACCGATGAACTTCATGCTTGGCTTCTTCGTTACTATTGTTGTGAATCGCTGGGTGACacaatttgcaaatttgggcATGATCGACAA TATCGCCTTGTTCACGTCGCAGCTTATTAAAGGTAACGACGAACGCGGCAGGAACCTCCGTCGAAATATTGTCAG ATACTGTGTCGCTTCTCAATGTCTTGTATTTCGTGACATACATCTTGGAGTGAGAAGGAGGTTCCCAACATTGGAAACAATGGTTGCGGCAG GATTCCTGCAAAAGCACGAACTTGAGAAATTCCTGGAGTGCAAGAGTCGATACGCAAAATACTGGTTACCATTTAACTGGGCTCTTCATCTCCTCAACGTTGCACGTGAGGAGAAAAGGCTTGACGGTGACATTCCTAGGGATGCCATCTCTCAG GAAATTCGAGCCTTCCGAACAGGTCTGTCGTTAATTTGGACCTACGATTGGGTCCCATTGCCGGTGATGTACCCACAATTAGTTTTTATGGCAGTTCACGCATATTTCATCGTTTGTGTGTTCTCAAGACAGTTTATTATTACTCCTACCGCAGCCAACTACACagtt GTGGATctctactttcctttcatgtCCTCACTTGAATTTATATTCTATGTGGGTTGGATGAAAGTTGCTATGGAGTTGCTGAATCCGTTCGGTGAAGACGATGACGATTTCGATTGTAATTTCCTTCTTGACAGAAATCTTACT ATCTCCCTCACAGCTGTCGATGACGCCTTTGATGATGTGCCCGATATTCGACCGGATATGTTCTGGGAGGACACTGTTTCACCGCTTTACTCACAAGAAACAGCTGGCAAATCAGTGAACTTCTATGTGGGAAGCGCAAATAGGGCAGA ACTACCCGAGGATGTCAAACAGATCATGATGGTACCTCATCCAATCAATGAGAAATTCGATCAATACATCAAAAATCCTGTCCGTAGACGGAGAACTAGCATTGTCTCGGTGATGAGAACACCACAACCGGA AAGATCTGAAAGAGCTCGTTCTGGCAGTTACCTGCTCAATCCACTGTCAGCTTTCCAGCGAAAACCAGCCACTACAAT AGGTATGGAAGAAGCGGCTCGAGTAAACACGAAACCGCGGTCCTCTACAGATACTGGGGATGCCCATCAAAGAACTGCCTCTTACCTTAACCCCACATTTGTTGTGGAAACGG
- a CDS encoding hypothetical protein (NECATOR_CHRIV.G14446.T1), with protein sequence MMMMQARKCKYDVIELTETRRRHPLDAVYDTGEELFLEGICGSRGVGVLVNTNITVNIDSFEQLTTRIGRLQMGGCGSTPALTIFVVYAPTSSYQKEEVEASYMDLEKFYGDHTFCKVIIGDFIAKIHGHSCTYGL encoded by the coding sequence ATgatgatgatgcaagccaggaagtgtaagtacgacgtcatcgaactgaccgagacgaggcgACGCCACCCACTGGACGCCGTGTATGACACTGGAGAGGAATTGTTCTTAGAAGGAATATGCggcagtagaggagttggtgtcctcgtcaacacgaatatcacagtaaacatcgactctttcgaacaacttacaacccgaatcggacgtttaCAGATGGGAGGATGTGgttcaacaccagctttgacaatcttcgtcgtttacgctccaacatcaagctaccaaaaagaagaagtcgaagcttcctatatggacctggagaagttctacggAGATCATACATTTtgcaaggtcataattggtgatttcatCGCCAAAATTCATGGCCATTCATGTACCTATGGCCTTTAA
- a CDS encoding hypothetical protein (NECATOR_CHRIV.G14447.T2): MATSKAKVIFKLLFRWRGSVWRAVYVEYLFWLAAYGILSCIYRFALTKEQQGDFEKFAEFCDKRLNYIPMNFMLGFFVTIVVNRWVTQFANLGMIDNIALFTSQLIKGNDERGRNLRRNIVRYCVASQCLVFRDIHLGVRRRFPTLETMVAAGFLQKHELEKFLECKSRYAKYWLPFNWALHLLNVAREEKRLDGDIPRDAISQEIRAFRTGLSLIWTYDWVPLPVMYPQLVFMAVHAYFIVCVFSRQFIITPTAANYTVVDLYFPFMSSLEFIFYVGWMKVAMELLNPFGEDDDDFDCNFLLDRNLTISLTAVDDAFDDVPDIRPDMFWEDTVSPLYSQETAGKSVNFYVGSANRAELPEDVKQIMMVPHPINEKFDQYIKNPVRRRRTSIVSVMRTPQPERSERARSGSYLLNPLSAFQRKPATTIGMEEAARVNTKPRSSTDTGDAHQRTASYLNPTFVVETGDENVPQHLAVIGAGNGHLYVGSARDHIYRSKSFNHGEDPKNI, translated from the exons ATGGCCACAAGCAAGGCAAAGGTAATATTCAAGCTATTATTTCGATGGAGAGGATCCGTATGGAGAGCCGTCTATGTGGAGTATTTGTTCTGGTTAGCTGCTTACGGAATACTGTCGTGCATATATCGCTTCGCTCTCACTAAGGAACAACAAGG AGACTTCGAGAAATTTGCCGAGTTCTGCGACAAACGACTCAATTACATACCGATGAACTTCATGCTTGGCTTCTTCGTTACTATTGTTGTGAATCGCTGGGTGACacaatttgcaaatttgggcATGATCGACAA TATCGCCTTGTTCACGTCGCAGCTTATTAAAGGTAACGACGAACGCGGCAGGAACCTCCGTCGAAATATTGTCAG ATACTGTGTCGCTTCTCAATGTCTTGTATTTCGTGACATACATCTTGGAGTGAGAAGGAGGTTCCCAACATTGGAAACAATGGTTGCGGCAG GATTCCTGCAAAAGCACGAACTTGAGAAATTCCTGGAGTGCAAGAGTCGATACGCAAAATACTGGTTACCATTTAACTGGGCTCTTCATCTCCTCAACGTTGCACGTGAGGAGAAAAGGCTTGACGGTGACATTCCTAGGGATGCCATCTCTCAG GAAATTCGAGCCTTCCGAACAGGTCTGTCGTTAATTTGGACCTACGATTGGGTCCCATTGCCGGTGATGTACCCACAATTAGTTTTTATGGCAGTTCACGCATATTTCATCGTTTGTGTGTTCTCAAGACAGTTTATTATTACTCCTACCGCAGCCAACTACACagtt GTGGATctctactttcctttcatgtCCTCACTTGAATTTATATTCTATGTGGGTTGGATGAAAGTTGCTATGGAGTTGCTGAATCCGTTCGGTGAAGACGATGACGATTTCGATTGTAATTTCCTTCTTGACAGAAATCTTACT ATCTCCCTCACAGCTGTCGATGACGCCTTTGATGATGTGCCCGATATTCGACCGGATATGTTCTGGGAGGACACTGTTTCACCGCTTTACTCACAAGAAACAGCTGGCAAATCAGTGAACTTCTATGTGGGAAGCGCAAATAGGGCAGA ACTACCCGAGGATGTCAAACAGATCATGATGGTACCTCATCCAATCAATGAGAAATTCGATCAATACATCAAAAATCCTGTCCGTAGACGGAGAACTAGCATTGTCTCGGTGATGAGAACACCACAACCGGA AAGATCTGAAAGAGCTCGTTCTGGCAGTTACCTGCTCAATCCACTGTCAGCTTTCCAGCGAAAACCAGCCACTACAAT AGGTATGGAAGAAGCGGCTCGAGTAAACACGAAACCGCGGTCCTCTACAGATACTGGGGATGCCCATCAAAGAACTGCCTCTTACCTTAACCCCACATTTGTTGTGGAAACGG